The proteins below come from a single Oncorhynchus tshawytscha isolate Ot180627B linkage group LG22, Otsh_v2.0, whole genome shotgun sequence genomic window:
- the si:ch211-117c9.5 gene encoding sodium- and chloride-dependent creatine transporter 1 isoform X3, whose protein sequence is MDFIMSCVGFAVGLGNVWRFPYLCYKNGGGLGLASMVIVFFCNTYYIMILVWGLYFLLHSFTNPLPWATCGHPWNTLNCTENFRRACHNRSTLPLLSSTPDPSIPSSLFSSVVSSPLNLSSSTLLLFNGSCVEPEGMRSPVIEFWERKVLRLSGGLDEPGDISSHMVLCLIATWVIVYFCIWKGVKGTGKVVYFTALFPYLVLVVLLAHGVTLPGALDGIVYYLKPDWSKLWEAQVWIDAGTQIFFSYAIGLGALTALGSYNRFHNNCYHLSLSLCRDAFVLAMINSGTSFFAGFVVFSVLGFMAAEQGVDISKVAESGPGLAFIAYPKAVTLMPMAPVWAALFFFMLLVLGLDSQFVGVEGFVTGVMDMLPPKSMAGSLRREVVVAICCITCFFIDLSMVTEGGMYVFQLFDYYSASGITLLWQAFWECVVVAWVYGADRFMDDVARMIGYRPMPYMKWCWSYITPLVCVGVFLFHVVNYKPLTYNSVYTYPLWGEALGWCLALSSMLCIPITVLYKLLRCKGSFTERWQHLTTPVWGRHHMEYLAPESEAKLLPPNGQTKNTLLFESVI, encoded by the exons gtcTTGGCCTGGCCTCCATGGTAATAGTGTTCTTCTGTAACACCTACTACATCATGATCCTGGTGTGGGGCCTGTACTTCCTGCTTCACTCCTTCACCAACCCGTTACCCTGGGCTACCTGCGGGCACCCCTGGAACACCCTCAACTGCACCGAAAACTTCCGCCGGGCTTGCCACAACCGCAgcaccctgcctctcctctcctccacccccgaTCCGTCTATCCCCAGCTCCCTCTTCTCGTCGGTGGTATCCTCCCCGCTCAACCTCTCATCCTCTACTCTGCTCCTCTTCAACGGCAGCTGCGTGGAACCAGAGGGCATGCGCTCGCCAGTCATTGAGTTCTGGGA gcgTAAGGTGCTCCGTCTCTCTGGTGGTCTGGATGAGCCTGGTGACATCAGCTCTCACATGGTCCTCTGTCTGATCGCCACCTGGGTTATTGTTTACTTCTGCATCTGGAAGGGAGTCAAAGGCACAGGCAAG GTAGTGTACTTCACAGCTCTGTTTCCTTACCTGGTCCTGGTGGTTCTGTTGGCCCATGGTGTAACCTTACCTGGAGCGCTGGATGGGATTGTGTACTATCTGAAACCAGACTGGTCCAAACTCTGGGAAGCCCAG GTGTGGATCGATGCTGGCACTCAGATCTTCTTCTCCTATGCCATTGGTCTGGGTGCTTTAACTGCCCTTGGCAGCTACAACCGCTTCCACAACAACTGCTACCA tctctctctctctctctgcagagatgCGTTTGTTCTAGCCATGATCAACAGTGGGACCAGTTTCTTTGCAGGGTTTGTGGTgttctcagtgctgggcttcatGGCTGCAGAGCAGGGGGTCGACATCAGCAAGGTGGCTGAGAGTG gtccaGGCCTGGCCTTCATAGCCTATCCCAAGGCTGTTACTCTGATGCCTATGGCTCCAGTCTGGGCAGCGCTCTTCTTCTTCATGCTGTTGGTACTGGGCCTGGATAGCCAG ttTGTTGGGGTGGAGGGCTTTGTCACGGGGGTCATGGACATGCTACCGCCCAAATCTATGGCGGGCTCGCTGCGTCGTGAGGTTGTCGTGGCGATATGCTGCATCACCTGCTTTTTCATCGACCTCTCCATGGTAACAGAG ggagGGATGTATGTGTTCCAGCTGTTTGACTACTACTCTGCCAGTGGGATCACACTGCTCTGGCAGGCCTTCTGGGAGTGTGTGGTGGTGGCCTGGGTCTatg gtgcAGATCGTTTCATGGATGATGTGGCTCGTATGATTGGCTACCGGCCGATGCCCTACATGAAGTGGTGCTGGTCCTACATCACGCCCCTTGTTTGTGTG ggagtgtTCCTGTTCCACGTGGTGAACTACAAGCCCCTGACCTATAACTCAGTGTATACCTACCCCTTGTGGGGGGAGGCGCTGGGCTGGTGTCTGGCCCTCTCCTCAATGCTCTGCATCCCCATCACTGTCCTCTACAAACTACTGCGCTGCAAAGGATCCttcacagag cGTTGGCAGCACCTGACCACTCCGGTGTGGGGTCGACATCACATGGAGTACTTGGCTCCTGAGTCTGAGGCCAAACTGCTGCCCCCTAATGGCCAGACCAAAAACACTTTGCTGTTTGAGAGTGTCATCTGA